TATAAACGATCTTTTTCATCAGAATAAATAAAAACTATAATTTTACTAATACCGTAAGCAAGATTTTTACGTCATATTGTCCACATCTGTAGGACAATTCGACCTATACTTGATACGTAGCTTAAATATAGAAAATACTTCTCTACATTTCAGCCTGCAAAGTTACACACGAAAAACTGATTATATACTATTGAACTTGCTCAAAAAAGGATAAAAGTGATTACCTTGATGTTAAATAACGTGTAGAAGATTAAAGGGGCTAATCCTCCTACTGGAAGCATAATTATTTCCTATGAGAAGAATACTTTTATCCTATAAGAAAAATATCTCCTTTATATGACTAAAAATTTATATCTCCTTTGCTATGTCTTCTTCTGAAAAAAGTTGACATAGTTGAGGGTGATATGTTATCAAGGTACTAATAGGTGTTGGGAGGTCTCTGCGATTAGAATAGATAGACATAAGAGAGATATAGTGCAAATTTCTTTGATGTATCAGCCTAAAAGTATCATTATGATGAACTGGGAAGATTGTATATATTTGTAATGACTACAATGTGGGACCTATTAGAACGTAGTAGGTTAATAACATCTTAGAAATTATCGGTATGGAAGATACTCTGCAACATATAATACTTAATCATATAGAAAGTCAAAGGTCTTTTTTTGCAACACAGCAGACGAAAGATATTAGCTTTCGCTTACAGCAATTACGCAAACTCAAAACGTCTGTTCTGAAAAGTAAAAGCAAGATAGAGGACGCCCTTTGGTTGGATTTGCATAAATCGCCCGAAGAGACCTATCTTACAGAGGTTAGCCTCATCATAAGTGAGTTAGACAATCATATCAAGCATCTAAAGAAATGGGCAAAGCCACAAAAGGTACACACTCCCAGCTATATGCAACCATCGTCTAGCAAAATCATTTATGAACCGCTAGGTGTCGCTCTCATTGTCGCACCTTGGAATTATCCTTTCCAGTTACTTTTTAGTTCACTTATAGGAGCTATCTCATCAGGTTGTTGTTGCGTTTTGAAGCCCTCTCCGTATAGCTCTAATACTGCAAAGGTAATGGAGGATATCATTAATGAGACTTTTGATCCGAGCTACATCACGATCGTTCAGGGAGGCCGTGAGGTAAATACCTTTTTGTTTCAGCAACGGTTTGATATAATCTTTTTTACCGGAAGTCCTTCTTTGGGAAAGGTAGTCATGAGAGCAGCTGCTGAACACCTGACACCGGTTGTGTTGGAATTAGGCGGTAAAAGTCCATGTATCGTAGATAAGGATGCCAATTTAGATATTTCGGCAAGGCGTATCACGTGGGGTAAGCTAATGAATGCGGGACAAACTTGCGTAGCACCCGATTACTTGCTAGTGCACCGTTCTGTCAAAGATGAATTGCTGATGAAGATTACCCAGTGCTTTACTGACATGTATGGGAATGATCCACGTAATAGCCGTTTTTATCCTAGAATTGTGAACGAAAAGGCTATGAATCGATTGGTGCCGTTGCTCCAGCAGGGTGATATATATACTGGTGGAGAGGTGGATGTCAAAGAGAGGTATATTGCACCAACCATAATAGATAATGTGCACCCAGAGTACGATATTATGCAGCAGGAGATCTTTGGACCGATATTACCGGTGATGACGTTTGAGGATATTGATGAAGCCATCACGTACGTCAATGCTCATGAGAAACCGCTTGCTTTTTATTACTTTGGAGAGAATAAAGAGGCGAAGAGGGTTCTCTTAGAGACTTCATCAGGTGGTGCTTGCATCAATGATACGATCATGCACATCACTAATCATAAGCTGCCATTTGGTGGAGTAGGGAATAGTGGAATGGGCAAGTATCATGGTCATGATAGTTTCTTGGCTTTTAGCAACAGGAGGTCTGTGGTGTCTACACCGACATGGATAGATGTTCCTTTGAAGTATGTACCATTCAAGCACTTTAGCCTCATTAAGAAGATTCTTTGATAATCTGAGGGTAGGGTGATTATTCAATATATACTTGTATAAGATGGCTTAGTGCTGGTAGTACT
This genomic window from Porphyromonadaceae bacterium W3.11 contains:
- a CDS encoding aldehyde dehydrogenase, producing the protein MEDTLQHIILNHIESQRSFFATQQTKDISFRLQQLRKLKTSVLKSKSKIEDALWLDLHKSPEETYLTEVSLIISELDNHIKHLKKWAKPQKVHTPSYMQPSSSKIIYEPLGVALIVAPWNYPFQLLFSSLIGAISSGCCCVLKPSPYSSNTAKVMEDIINETFDPSYITIVQGGREVNTFLFQQRFDIIFFTGSPSLGKVVMRAAAEHLTPVVLELGGKSPCIVDKDANLDISARRITWGKLMNAGQTCVAPDYLLVHRSVKDELLMKITQCFTDMYGNDPRNSRFYPRIVNEKAMNRLVPLLQQGDIYTGGEVDVKERYIAPTIIDNVHPEYDIMQQEIFGPILPVMTFEDIDEAITYVNAHEKPLAFYYFGENKEAKRVLLETSSGGACINDTIMHITNHKLPFGGVGNSGMGKYHGHDSFLAFSNRRSVVSTPTWIDVPLKYVPFKHFSLIKKIL